In Balneolaceae bacterium, a genomic segment contains:
- a CDS encoding Gfo/Idh/MocA family oxidoreductase, producing MKKDKYTRKQFIKSTGAAVGGALFAGPAFSRAAGNNHLFNKRRVVLVGTGIRGITFWGRRLQERYNDVIEFVGLCDINPGRLDYGKGFIGAECPTFTDFDEMMDTTNPDLLIVTTVDATHHQFIIKGLQRNIDVITEKPMTTDEFKCQAILDAEKESDGELIVGFNYRYSPHHTRIKELLMNQRVGKITSVDFHWYLNVYHGASYFRRWHGIEASGGTLLVHKATHHFDLLNWWLNSDPVEVYAKGSLEHYGSNNSFRGNKCRTCPHQDRCDFYWDITENDTYMDLYVANEHHDGYIRDNCLWRHEIDIYDKMSVQVKYANDVQVNYSLTTYSPYEGMKIGFNGFDGRIDAWHGIPWREQEKIDQSELHAQEMSQEEIDEATDFEEIMVMDNFSADYEHIKVTQSGGGHGGGDERLQNQIFRDTDADDPLNLAAGSRDGAMSILIGIAARNSIESGKPVRIEDLTSLKPHPTRMM from the coding sequence ATGAAAAAGGACAAATACACACGAAAACAATTTATTAAATCAACCGGAGCTGCAGTAGGAGGAGCTCTGTTTGCAGGCCCTGCCTTTTCTCGGGCAGCAGGCAACAATCATTTATTTAATAAAAGAAGAGTGGTTCTTGTGGGGACTGGAATTCGTGGAATTACATTCTGGGGACGCCGTTTGCAAGAGAGATATAATGATGTGATTGAATTTGTTGGATTGTGTGATATCAATCCCGGACGGTTGGATTATGGAAAAGGGTTTATTGGCGCCGAATGCCCCACATTCACAGATTTTGATGAGATGATGGACACAACGAATCCGGATCTTTTGATTGTAACCACCGTGGATGCGACGCATCATCAGTTCATCATAAAAGGACTTCAGAGAAATATTGATGTAATTACCGAGAAACCGATGACAACGGATGAATTCAAGTGCCAGGCCATTTTGGATGCAGAGAAAGAATCGGATGGCGAGTTGATTGTTGGATTTAACTACCGGTACAGTCCGCATCACACAAGAATTAAGGAGTTGTTGATGAATCAACGGGTTGGTAAAATTACTTCGGTGGATTTTCATTGGTACCTGAATGTGTATCACGGAGCGTCCTATTTTCGGCGATGGCACGGTATTGAAGCGAGTGGTGGAACGCTTTTGGTGCACAAGGCCACTCACCACTTCGACCTGCTGAATTGGTGGCTGAATTCCGATCCGGTTGAGGTGTATGCAAAAGGTTCATTGGAGCATTACGGAAGTAATAACTCCTTCAGGGGGAATAAATGTCGAACCTGTCCGCATCAAGATCGGTGTGATTTCTATTGGGATATTACCGAGAACGATACCTACATGGATCTGTATGTGGCCAATGAACATCATGACGGCTACATCCGTGACAACTGCCTCTGGAGGCACGAGATTGATATTTATGATAAGATGTCTGTCCAGGTGAAGTATGCAAATGATGTCCAGGTGAATTATTCTCTAACCACATATTCTCCCTATGAAGGAATGAAGATCGGTTTCAATGGATTTGATGGCCGGATTGATGCATGGCATGGAATTCCCTGGAGAGAGCAGGAGAAGATCGATCAAAGTGAACTGCATGCCCAGGAGATGTCGCAGGAAGAGATCGATGAGGCGACCGATTTCGAAGAGATTATGGTGATGGATAATTTTTCTGCGGATTATGAACATATCAAAGTAACTCAAAGCGGAGGCGGGCATGGCGGTGGCGATGAACGACTTCAAAACCAGATCTTTCGCGATACAGATGCCGACGATCCGCTAAACTTAGCCGCCGGAAGCCGGGATGGTGCAATGTCAATCCTAATTGGAATTGCTGCCCGAAATAGTATTGAATCCGGCAAACCGGTCCGGATTGAAGATTTAACTTCTCTGAAGCCGCATCCAACGAGGATGATGTAG
- a CDS encoding type II toxin-antitoxin system PemK/MazF family toxin: MNKGDIVLVPFPFTDLSSKKRRPALVLLSGNLDVVLAFITTKLFYEEESSIVIDSSDETGLKKQSLIRLDKLVTLDKELVIGKLGEITDSKLSELNQKMIQLYRLI, translated from the coding sequence ATGAATAAAGGAGATATTGTTCTTGTCCCATTTCCATTCACTGATTTAAGCAGCAAAAAGAGACGTCCAGCACTGGTTTTATTATCTGGGAATCTCGATGTGGTTCTCGCATTTATCACGACAAAACTTTTCTATGAAGAAGAATCTTCCATTGTTATTGACTCATCAGATGAGACTGGTTTGAAAAAACAATCGTTAATCAGGCTCGATAAACTTGTAACTCTGGATAAGGAACTTGTGATTGGTAAACTGGGAGAAATAACGGATTCAAAATTATCAGAATTAAATCAAAAAATGATTCAATTATATCGTTTGATTTAA